TTGAGTGGATTGATTGCACTGATAATCGCCACAGTGTGGTTGCCTTTATCCGTCGCTCTAAGGACTCTGATGAGTTCGTGGTCACGGTCTGCAATTTCACGCCTCAGCCACACAGTCACTACCGCGTAGGTGTCCCTGTACCTGGATTCTATACGGAACTGTTTAACAGTGATGCCCGCGAGTATGGCGGCAGTAATATGGGCAATTTGGGCGGTAAGTGGACTGATGAATGGTCGTTCCACACTCGTCCTTATTCGTTAGACCTGTGTTTGCCGCCTCTGGGGGTGCTGATTTTGAAGCTCGACCCGCAGAAGACGGCAGGGGCGATGTCTTAAGCCTAGGACTGAAGTTAAGGGCGAACAAACAAAGTGTGCCGACCCAGGCTAAGAAGGCTGTTTCTCGTTCCCAGTCAGAGACTGGGAACGCTCAGAAGAAAGGTTCTGTCTCATTGTAAGCATTCTCTAGCGATCGCTTCGCTAGGCAACTAGAGAAATTTCCAGCCTCCCAACCCATGCACAAACTTGCTAATAGCAATACTTGTTATCTTGGGCAGTAGAATGCTCTTTGGCAGTTCGCATTGCTCCTAAGAGAGTAGAAACAACTACACAACGTTTGGCTTTACCACCATTTTTTGAGGACAGGGTGATGCGACCAAATGGAATTGTTTTCACTTCACCCAGAAAGCCAAATTCTACACCGCGTACTCCATTGCTCTGAATGGGGTAGGTGGTTTCTGGATCAATTTGAATCAGCGGGTCAAGGCTATTCCAGTTTGCTACCGTTGGACTAAGGCTAGACGGATAAACTGCCCACTGCACAATTCCATTAACTTCTCGAAAACTAGCTCGCCAGTTTTGTTTATCGCGTTTGGCGTTGCTCTGGGCTGCCCGCATTGCCCAATAAATATGGTCTTGGGCTGTTCTGAGACTTTGGGTACTGAGGAAGCTTAGCCAGCTGGGAGCAGCGATCGCGCTTAATATTCCTATAATCAAAATTACTACTAAACTCTCGATCAGCGTGAACCCACTGCTGGAGCAATTAGATAACTTTTTACGCATTAGCTAAATACTTAAAAGACGCACCCAACTTTTCCAGTTTCCTCTCTGGGTGTGCCTTTTGGGTTCGGTATCTTTGCTGATTTTGGCAATTGCCTATTAGTTATAGTCAGTATGTTTCCCAGTTGCGATCGCGCTCAATATTCCTAATAATCAAAATTACTACTAAACTCTCTATTAGCGTAAATTTAGCTCTTGACTTTTGCCATCTTTTGTGAATTAGCTAAATACAAAAAGACGCACCCAACTTTTCAAGTTTCCTCTTTGGGTGCGTCTTTTTTATTACGTATTTTCCCCAATTTTTCAGATCAGGCTAATTTTTTAATTAGCTACATTCAGAAGCCTCTTTCCCGGTTTGAATTGTTCCTAAAAGGGTTGTCACCTTGACGCACCGCTTTACAGCGTTGTTCGGTAGAAGAGATACGGTAACTTTATATGGAAGAGTTTGGTTTTGGCTAACTATGCCCTGGTAGTCAAAGGTGAATAAATTTGCATTAGGAGTAACCTGAACTTGACCAGGCTTGATGTCTTGATTTTCAGCTAAAGTCTTCCACCGAGGGTCAGTAGCAGCTGGGGCGGTAGTACCAGGATAAACAACAACCTGTGGACGTTGACCATTTGGAGTTTGAAAGCTGACGCTGTAGCTTAGTTTTGTCCTTTTAGCTTCTCTCTGGGCTTCTTGGAGGGCATTCAATGCCGCATCGTTAACTGCATTCACCCGTTGCCGATTTAAAAAACCAAGCCAGCCAGGAGCCGCGATCGCGCTTAAAATTCCGACTATTATAATTACTACGATAAGCTCAATCAGCGTGAATCCGGAGTTAGATTCAGATGGCGATTGCTTT
This region of Funiculus sociatus GB2-C1 genomic DNA includes:
- a CDS encoding pilus assembly FimT family protein; translated protein: MRKKLSNCSSSGFTLIESLVVILIIGILSAIAAPSWLSFLSTQSLRTAQDHIYWAMRAAQSNAKRDKQNWRASFREVNGIVQWAVYPSSLSPTVANWNSLDPLIQIDPETTYPIQSNGVRGVEFGFLGEVKTIPFGRITLSSKNGGKAKRCVVVSTLLGAMRTAKEHSTAQDNKYCY
- a CDS encoding prepilin-type N-terminal cleavage/methylation domain-containing protein; protein product: MDNLALLKKIQQYQSKQSPSESNSGFTLIELIVVIIIVGILSAIAAPGWLGFLNRQRVNAVNDAALNALQEAQREAKRTKLSYSVSFQTPNGQRPQVVVYPGTTAPAATDPRWKTLAENQDIKPGQVQVTPNANLFTFDYQGIVSQNQTLPYKVTVSLLPNNAVKRCVKVTTLLGTIQTGKEASECS